The region GGTACGTGACAACGCCGCTGCCGCCCAATCGCCGCCGGTCAGCGCGGCGCCAGTTGCGGCAGCGTGTCGAGCATCTCCTGCCACAGCCATTGGGCACCGGGCCGGAAATAACCCATGTGGCCAAGCGCGCCGCGCTCCAGCGTCAGGTCGCGGGTTTGGCAGGGTGCATTGCGGTAGCCAGAGATGAACGCATCGCGCGAACGTGGCAGCGCCCAGTCGTCATCCAGCGCGTTGGCGAACAGCATCGGGATGCGTACCGCGGCGTAGCGTTGGTGCAGTGCACTTTGCTGCGGATCATCGAACAGGTAGTGCGGCCAACGGCACCAACGCTTCCATTGCTGATAGACACCTTTCGGCAGGTCCTCGCCCATGCCAAAGCGGCTCCAGGCCAAATAGCCCGTGCGCCGTACCAGTAGCGGCAGCACCAGGTTCCACATCAACCGCACTTTCAAGCCTTCCAGGCGCGGCATCCAGCCGGCCCAGCCGGCGCCACAGCCCACCACGTAGGCGGCGGTTACTTGCTGTGGGGCGGGTAGCATGCCCAGCGCGTGCCCCCCGAACGAATGGCCGACCACATACAGCGGCGCGTCAGCATCGGCGAAATGGGCCACGGCGGCGGCCAGATCCAACTCTCCCCAGTCGACATAGCTGATGTCCGCCGTCGCCAGATCCGCAGGGCGTGAGCCGCCAATACCACGGTAGTCGAACGTCAGCACCTGCATGCCCTGGCTGGCCGCGAACTCCGCAAAGCGGCGGTAGAACTGTTGCGGCACCCCGGTGGCGCTGGCCACCAACAGGTTGGCTTGCACCGGGCCTTGGGCCGGGTATAGGCAGGCCGCCAACGGGTAGCCATCGGCGGCGTGCAGTGTGAGGGGCTGGGAGGTGCTCATGGCTGGGTCCTGAGTCGGGAATAGGGCCGCGGTGGCCGGCGTGCGGCGTTCCGGGATGTAATTTCTGCAAACTAAACGAACGTTTAGTAACTTTCAAGTTGCGATGAATACTGGCGCCATTTACTCTTTCTCGACCCTTCACGTCGGGAGTAGAGCGTCATGCGTCCGCAGAAAATTTCACGTGAGCAGCTGCTACACAGCTGCGCCGTGGTGTTCAAGGACAGTGGTTTGCACGGCACTTCGATGGAGGCTTTGGCGCGCGCCTGCGGCTTGACCAAAGCGGCGTTCTATCACCATTACCCCACCAAGCAGGCGCTGCTCGCCGACGTGCTGGCATACACCCACGCACAAATCAGTCAGTACCTGTTTGCCGTCGCCTATGACGAGCAGCGGTC is a window of Alcanivorax sp. REN37 DNA encoding:
- a CDS encoding alpha/beta hydrolase family protein; amino-acid sequence: MSTSQPLTLHAADGYPLAACLYPAQGPVQANLLVASATGVPQQFYRRFAEFAASQGMQVLTFDYRGIGGSRPADLATADISYVDWGELDLAAAVAHFADADAPLYVVGHSFGGHALGMLPAPQQVTAAYVVGCGAGWAGWMPRLEGLKVRLMWNLVLPLLVRRTGYLAWSRFGMGEDLPKGVYQQWKRWCRWPHYLFDDPQQSALHQRYAAVRIPMLFANALDDDWALPRSRDAFISGYRNAPCQTRDLTLERGALGHMGYFRPGAQWLWQEMLDTLPQLAPR